A window of Rhododendron vialii isolate Sample 1 chromosome 13a, ASM3025357v1 contains these coding sequences:
- the LOC131312519 gene encoding THO complex subunit 7A-like, translated as MLAKGRKVAGRGEAVAAHYAFGPLEDDIIIKHRLLTRTTTTRGEPPLKKLQKKFTSFALEIEKDVDNYNDCERLAKTFIQELKTFELPLLKSKAVIDANLREKENFNELNDEINRQIIQAQADIEDLKKQLEESKIERQHKEECEAIRRLIGMQPPRSETQKIITDLEKEIAMLEAENTAGSRMLELRKKQFALLLHVVDELQNTIEEEQKSLIEEMRIALDDQKNGVEDATGCSEAMAVD; from the exons ATGTTGGCAAAGGGTAGGAAAGTCGCTGGTAGGGGAGAAGCAGTGGCTGCACATTATGCTTTTGGCCCACTTGAAGATGATATAATTATAAAACACCGGCTTCTCACCCGCACAACAACCACAAGAGGTGAACCTCCATTGAAAAAACTTCAGAAGAAATTCACCTCTTTTGCCCTTGAGATTGAGAAGGATGTAGATAACTACAATGACTGCGAAAGACTTGCCAAAACCTTCATACAGGAGTTGAAGACTTTTGAGCTTCCGCTCCTTAAGAGCAAAGCAGTTATAGATGCGAATCtgagagagaaggagaattTCAACGAGTTAAATGATGAGATAAACAGGCAGATTATTCAGGCACAAGCGGACATAGAGGATCTGAAGAAACAACTAGAGGAGAGCAAGATCGAAAGGCAGCACAAAGAAGAGTGTGAGGCAATCAGGAGGTTAATCGGGATGCAACCTCCAAGATCAGAGACACAGAAGATCATAACAGACCTTGAGAAAGAGATTGCGATGTTGGAGGCAGAGAATACAGCTGGTTCAAGGATGCTGGAGCTTCGCAAGAAACAATTTGCTCTCCTCTTACATGTG GTAGATGAGCTGCAGAACACCATAGAGGAAGAGCAAAAGAGTTTGATTGAGGAGATGAGAATAGCACTTGATGACCAAAAGAATGGTGTGGAGGATGCAACCGGGTGTTCCGAAGCCATGGCTGTTGATTAG